A portion of the Roseibium salinum genome contains these proteins:
- a CDS encoding superoxide dismutase family protein — MKRLALTCALILPAFAVQGAAAESVTATLQGEGISGTVEMTETASGVVHVVVNAEGLPAGKHGFHVHETGSCEADGGFKSAGGHLAGDKEHGINSSGGPHPGDLPNIHVGEDGILQAEFFARGFTIGEGVDERLLDDDGAAVIIHAGADDYSSQPSGDAGDRLACGVLARKS, encoded by the coding sequence ATGAAACGACTGGCTTTAACTTGCGCATTGATCCTGCCTGCATTCGCCGTCCAGGGCGCGGCAGCGGAGTCGGTAACCGCCACGCTGCAAGGCGAAGGCATCAGCGGCACGGTTGAGATGACGGAAACCGCATCCGGCGTCGTCCATGTGGTGGTGAACGCAGAAGGCCTGCCGGCCGGCAAACACGGATTTCACGTCCACGAAACCGGCTCCTGCGAAGCCGATGGCGGGTTCAAGTCCGCCGGCGGCCATCTGGCGGGCGACAAGGAGCACGGAATCAATTCCAGCGGCGGCCCGCATCCCGGCGACCTCCCCAACATACACGTGGGCGAAGACGGCATCCTGCAAGCGGAATTCTTCGCACGCGGCTTCACCATTGGAGAAGGCGTTGACGAGCGGTTGCTCGATGATGACGGCGCCGCCGTGATCATTCACGCGGGCGCGGACGACTACAGTTCCCAGCCTTCCGGTGACGCCGGCGATAGACTTGCCTGCGGCGTGCTGGCACGGAAATCATGA
- a CDS encoding BON domain-containing protein, protein MAQERQRQQSPERQRAAERYDEGPRRDRPAGDPWRWYDLYGLRGPGRDYRRDFESDFGTGYGEFWGGHYGDPLPISHYGWPMAPLAPRRPYGAGPEARYRDHPDRGGRDFMDRAADEVSSWFGDEAAERRRWRDRHRGKGPKGYTRSDERILEEVHERLTQDREVDASDIGVTVKKGEVTLNGTVFDRYEKRRAEDCADSVSGVRNTQNNLRIEQPSVPHSP, encoded by the coding sequence ATGGCACAGGAACGGCAGAGGCAACAGTCTCCCGAGCGGCAGCGCGCTGCAGAAAGATACGACGAGGGGCCCCGCCGCGACAGGCCGGCCGGGGATCCCTGGAGGTGGTATGACCTGTATGGCCTCCGGGGTCCCGGCCGCGACTACAGGCGCGACTTCGAAAGTGACTTCGGCACCGGCTACGGTGAGTTCTGGGGAGGACACTACGGCGATCCGCTCCCGATTTCCCACTACGGATGGCCCATGGCACCTCTCGCTCCCCGCCGTCCCTACGGGGCCGGACCCGAAGCCCGCTACAGGGACCATCCGGACCGCGGCGGCCGAGATTTCATGGACCGGGCCGCCGACGAGGTTTCTTCCTGGTTCGGCGATGAGGCAGCAGAACGCCGTCGCTGGCGGGACAGGCACCGGGGCAAGGGACCGAAAGGATATACACGCTCGGACGAACGCATCCTCGAGGAGGTCCACGAACGGCTCACCCAGGACCGTGAGGTCGACGCGAGCGACATCGGGGTAACCGTCAAGAAGGGCGAGGTCACTCTGAACGGCACGGTCTTCGACCGTTATGAGAAACGGCGTGCGGAGGACTGCGCCGATTCCGTGAGCGGCGTCCGCAATACCCAGAACAACTTGCGGATTGAGCAGCCC